One genomic window of Streptomyces sp. WP-1 includes the following:
- a CDS encoding TetR/AcrR family transcriptional regulator: MPRTTDGDGAPVPQRLLAAATRLFAEQGYDRTSVQEIVEAAGVTKGALYHYFGSKDDLLHEVYARMLRVQQERLDHFADMDAPVERRLREAAADVVVSTIENLDDASIFFRSMHQLSPEKHKQVRAERRRYHERFRALVEEGQKSGVFSTATPADLVVDYHFGSVHHLSTWYRPDGPLSPQQVADHLADLLLRALRP, encoded by the coding sequence GTGCCCAGGACGACGGACGGCGACGGAGCACCTGTTCCGCAGCGGCTTCTGGCCGCCGCCACCCGGCTCTTCGCCGAGCAGGGCTACGACCGGACCTCCGTACAGGAGATCGTGGAGGCGGCGGGCGTCACCAAGGGGGCGCTGTACCACTACTTCGGCTCCAAGGACGATCTGCTGCACGAGGTGTACGCGCGGATGCTCCGCGTCCAGCAGGAGCGGCTCGACCACTTCGCCGACATGGACGCGCCCGTGGAGCGGCGGCTGCGGGAGGCGGCGGCGGACGTCGTGGTGTCGACCATCGAGAACCTGGACGACGCCTCGATCTTCTTCCGCTCCATGCACCAGCTGAGCCCGGAGAAGCACAAACAGGTACGGGCCGAACGGCGCCGCTACCACGAGAGGTTCCGCGCGCTCGTCGAGGAGGGCCAGAAGTCCGGCGTGTTCTCCACCGCCACCCCGGCCGACCTGGTCGTGGACTACCACTTCGGCTCCGTCCACCACCTGTCCACCTGGTACCGCCCGGACGGACCGCTGAGCCCCCAGCAGGTGGCCGACCACCTCGCGGACCTGCTGCTGCGCGCGCTGCGCCCCTGA
- a CDS encoding phosphotransferase family protein codes for MSADHPPGLDLDRLRALLERERPGLVRGPLTGRLIEGGRSNLTYALSDGTSKWVVRRPPLGHVLATAHDMKREHRVISALHPTSVPVPAPVLLCEDEEVLGAPFYMMEFVAGTPYRTSAQLAPLGEERVRGAVLSLVDTLVELHAVDPAEVGLGGFGRPEGYLDRQLRRWGKQLDASRDRELPGIDELHAELGRKLPVSPAATVVHGDYRLDNVLIGADDRITAVLDWEMSTLGDPLTDLGLLVMYSRHLDVPGSPVSTTAEAPGHPAPEELIERYAARSGRDVTAVSWYEAFAFFKLAVILEGIHYRFTLGQTVGRGFDRIGELVPVFIDHGLTTLQEG; via the coding sequence ATGAGCGCCGACCACCCGCCCGGACTGGACCTGGACCGGCTGCGCGCCCTGCTGGAGCGGGAGCGCCCGGGGCTGGTGCGGGGGCCGCTCACCGGGCGGCTGATCGAGGGCGGCCGGTCGAACCTCACCTACGCGCTCTCCGACGGCACCTCGAAGTGGGTCGTGCGCCGCCCGCCGCTCGGCCATGTCCTCGCCACCGCGCACGACATGAAGCGGGAGCACCGGGTGATCAGCGCCCTGCACCCCACCTCCGTGCCGGTCCCCGCGCCGGTGCTGCTGTGCGAGGACGAGGAGGTGCTCGGCGCGCCGTTCTACATGATGGAGTTCGTGGCGGGCACGCCGTACCGCACCTCCGCGCAGCTCGCCCCGCTCGGCGAGGAGCGGGTGCGGGGCGCGGTGCTGTCCCTGGTGGACACGCTGGTCGAGCTGCACGCGGTGGACCCCGCCGAGGTGGGTCTCGGCGGCTTCGGCCGCCCGGAGGGCTATCTGGACCGGCAGCTGCGCCGCTGGGGCAAGCAGCTGGACGCCTCCCGCGACCGCGAGCTGCCCGGCATCGACGAACTCCACGCCGAACTGGGCCGCAAGCTGCCCGTCTCCCCCGCCGCCACCGTCGTGCACGGCGACTACCGGCTGGACAATGTGCTGATCGGGGCGGACGACCGGATCACGGCGGTCCTGGACTGGGAGATGTCCACGCTCGGCGACCCGCTGACCGACCTCGGCCTGCTGGTGATGTACAGCCGCCATCTGGACGTGCCGGGCTCGCCCGTCTCCACCACCGCCGAGGCGCCGGGGCATCCCGCGCCCGAGGAGCTGATCGAGCGGTACGCGGCGCGCTCCGGGCGGGACGTGACGGCCGTCTCCTGGTACGAGGCGTTCGCGTTCTTCAAGCTCGCCGTGATCCTCGAGGGCATCCACTACCGCTTCACGCTGGGCCAGACGGTCGGGCGCGGCTTCGACCGGATCGGCGAGCTGGTGCCCGTCTTCATCGACCACGGACTGACCACCCTTCAGGAAGGCTGA
- a CDS encoding penicillin acylase family protein, protein MPRRTPRTALDRVRTFRRLPGFLKTASVCVLIAGLVSPITQSAAGAATSAAPAAAANDYCGGQCSDILPPGENGNATLAQILLNQAFGTQPAHAEDQLGPYANLATGYKGLSDTTINNFFNDASFGVPSDQVASTEKPNGRGDVTIVRDKKTGVPHITGTTRYGTEFGAGYAAAEDRLWLMDVFRHVGRGQLTSFAGGAAANQGLEQEFYRNAPYTEADLQAQIDRAVAGNGARGQQALADADAYLDGINSYIDASDSGRYFPGEYDLTGHKDAITNAGTIDHFKITDLVALASVIGSLFGSGGGGEVNNALSLMAAQDKYGVEQGTKVWESFRERNDPEAVLTVHDGQSFPYGAEPATAKGQALPDAGSVAQEPLVYDRTGSAATAAAKNASTTAAKTDLGSAHRGMSNALVVSGKYTASGHPIAVFGPQTGYFAPQLLMLQEIQGPGISARGASFAGLSMYVELGRGQDYSWSATTSGQDIVDTYAVELCQDDYHYLYHGTCTAMDKVEQKNSWSPTLADGTAAGSYTMRVWRTKYGPVEYRATVGGKKVAYTSLRSSYLHEVDSIIGFQMLNDPGYIKGPQDFQSAAQHINYTFNWFYADSQHTAYYNSGDNPVRADGVDAEFPVWAQPAYEWRNWNADTNTADYTAPSAHPNSIDQDYYVSWNNKQAKDYTTASWGDGSVHRANLLNDRVKKLVAAGGVTRAELVQAMASAGVTDLRAEDVLPELLQVIDSSPVTDSAAADAVNKLRTWVSAGAQRTETSAGSRTYANADAIRILDAWWPLLVKAEFQPGLGSDLYNALTGNLAIDEAPSAGHGPTGSHAGSSFQYGWWSYVDKDIRSVLGQNVQGPLAAKYCGNGDLGACRDTLISTLKQAAGMTAAQVYPGDSVCSAGDQWCADSIVQRTLGGIKHGNISWQNRPTFQQVVEYTSHR, encoded by the coding sequence ATGCCACGGCGCACCCCACGGACCGCCCTTGACAGAGTGAGAACGTTCCGCAGACTTCCCGGGTTCCTGAAGACGGCCTCGGTATGCGTTCTGATAGCCGGACTTGTCTCCCCCATTACCCAGAGCGCCGCCGGCGCGGCCACCTCCGCCGCCCCCGCGGCGGCCGCGAACGACTACTGCGGCGGCCAGTGTTCGGACATCCTGCCGCCCGGCGAGAACGGCAACGCCACCCTCGCGCAGATCCTCCTCAACCAGGCCTTCGGCACCCAGCCCGCGCACGCCGAGGACCAGCTCGGCCCCTACGCCAACCTGGCCACGGGCTACAAGGGCCTGAGCGACACGACCATCAACAACTTCTTCAACGACGCCTCGTTCGGCGTCCCGTCCGACCAGGTCGCCTCGACCGAGAAGCCGAACGGGCGCGGCGACGTGACGATCGTGCGCGACAAGAAGACCGGTGTGCCCCACATCACCGGCACCACCCGCTACGGCACCGAGTTCGGCGCCGGGTACGCCGCGGCCGAGGACCGGCTCTGGCTGATGGACGTCTTCCGGCACGTCGGCCGGGGGCAGCTGACCTCCTTCGCGGGCGGCGCCGCCGCCAACCAGGGCCTGGAGCAGGAGTTCTACCGCAACGCGCCCTACACCGAGGCCGACCTCCAGGCGCAGATCGACCGCGCCGTGGCCGGCAACGGCGCCCGCGGCCAGCAGGCCCTCGCCGACGCCGACGCCTACCTGGACGGCATCAACTCCTACATCGACGCCTCCGACAGCGGCCGATACTTCCCCGGCGAGTACGACCTGACCGGCCACAAGGACGCGATCACCAACGCCGGCACCATCGACCACTTCAAGATCACCGACCTGGTGGCGCTGGCCTCCGTCATCGGCTCCCTGTTCGGCTCCGGCGGCGGGGGAGAGGTGAACAACGCCCTCTCCCTGATGGCCGCGCAGGACAAGTACGGCGTCGAGCAGGGCACCAAGGTCTGGGAGTCCTTCCGCGAGCGCAACGACCCCGAGGCCGTCCTCACCGTCCACGACGGCCAGAGCTTCCCGTACGGCGCCGAGCCCGCCACCGCCAAGGGGCAGGCGCTGCCCGACGCCGGCTCGGTGGCCCAGGAGCCGCTGGTCTACGACCGCACCGGCAGCGCGGCCACCGCCGCCGCCAAGAACGCCTCCACCACGGCCGCCAAGACGGACCTCGGCTCCGCCCACCGGGGGATGTCCAACGCCCTGGTGGTGAGCGGCAAATACACCGCGAGCGGCCACCCGATCGCCGTCTTCGGACCGCAGACCGGCTACTTCGCGCCGCAGCTGCTCATGCTCCAGGAGATCCAGGGCCCCGGCATCAGCGCCCGCGGCGCCTCCTTCGCGGGCCTGAGCATGTACGTCGAACTCGGCCGCGGCCAGGACTACTCCTGGAGCGCGACCACCTCCGGCCAGGACATCGTCGACACCTACGCCGTCGAGCTGTGCCAGGACGACTACCACTACCTGTACCACGGCACCTGCACCGCCATGGACAAGGTCGAGCAGAAGAACTCCTGGTCGCCCACGCTGGCCGACGGCACCGCCGCCGGGTCGTACACCATGCGGGTCTGGCGCACCAAGTACGGGCCGGTGGAGTACCGGGCGACCGTCGGCGGCAAGAAGGTCGCCTACACCAGCCTGCGCTCCTCGTACCTGCACGAGGTCGACTCGATCATCGGCTTCCAGATGCTGAACGACCCCGGCTACATCAAGGGCCCCCAGGACTTCCAGAGCGCGGCGCAGCACATCAACTACACCTTCAACTGGTTCTACGCCGACTCCCAGCACACCGCCTACTACAACAGCGGTGACAACCCGGTCCGCGCGGACGGCGTCGACGCCGAGTTCCCGGTGTGGGCACAGCCCGCCTACGAGTGGAGGAACTGGAACGCGGACACCAACACGGCCGACTACACCGCGCCCTCCGCCCACCCCAACTCCATCGACCAGGACTACTACGTCTCCTGGAACAACAAGCAGGCCAAGGACTACACCACCGCCTCCTGGGGCGACGGCTCCGTGCACCGCGCCAACCTGCTGAACGACCGGGTCAAGAAGCTGGTCGCGGCCGGCGGGGTGACCCGCGCCGAGCTGGTGCAGGCCATGGCGTCCGCGGGCGTCACCGACCTGCGCGCCGAGGACGTGCTGCCCGAGCTGCTCCAGGTGATCGACTCCTCGCCGGTGACCGACTCCGCGGCCGCCGACGCGGTGAACAAGCTCCGGACGTGGGTGAGCGCGGGCGCCCAGCGCACCGAGACCTCGGCCGGCTCCAGGACATACGCGAACGCCGACGCCATCCGCATCCTGGACGCCTGGTGGCCGCTGCTGGTCAAGGCCGAGTTCCAGCCCGGCCTCGGCAGCGATCTGTACAACGCGCTCACCGGCAACCTGGCCATCGACGAGGCCCCCTCCGCCGGACACGGACCGACCGGCTCGCACGCCGGAAGCTCCTTCCAGTACGGCTGGTGGAGCTATGTCGACAAGGACATCCGGTCGGTGCTCGGGCAGAACGTGCAGGGCCCGCTCGCCGCGAAGTACTGCGGCAACGGGGACCTGGGCGCCTGCCGGGACACCCTGATCAGCACCCTCAAGCAGGCCGCCGGGATGACCGCGGCCCAGGTCTACCCGGGCGACTCCGTCTGCTCCGCCGGTGACCAGTGGTGCGCCGACTCGATCGTCCAGCGCACGCTGGGCGGCATCAAGCACGGCAACATCAGCTGGCAGAACCGGCCGACCTTCCAGCAGGTCGTGGAGTACACCTCGCACCGGTGA
- a CDS encoding SDR family oxidoreductase, with translation MVEAMQDAGVVVTGAGGGIGAALARRFAGAGARVVVNDLDGPKAKAVAEEIGGTAVPGDASAIVDKARDALGGTIDVYCANAGVGFSDGDIAGPLDERSWALSWDVNVMAHVRAAHALLPHWLERGSGRFVTTVSAAGLLTMVGAPSYSVTKHGAYAFAEWLSLTYRHRGLKVHAICPEGVRTDMLAATGTAGEVVLVPTAIEPEDVADALFKGIEEDRFLILPHPETGARYQVRAADPERWLAGMNHLQQKVEEVS, from the coding sequence ATGGTGGAAGCCATGCAGGATGCGGGAGTCGTCGTCACCGGTGCCGGTGGGGGGATCGGGGCCGCGCTGGCCCGGAGGTTCGCCGGGGCCGGGGCACGGGTCGTGGTGAACGACCTGGACGGCCCGAAGGCGAAGGCGGTGGCCGAGGAGATCGGCGGGACCGCCGTGCCCGGGGACGCCTCCGCGATCGTCGACAAGGCGCGGGACGCGCTCGGCGGGACCATCGACGTGTACTGCGCCAACGCCGGGGTCGGCTTCTCCGACGGGGACATCGCCGGGCCGCTCGACGAGCGGTCCTGGGCGCTGTCCTGGGACGTCAATGTGATGGCACACGTCCGCGCGGCCCACGCCCTGCTGCCGCACTGGCTGGAGCGGGGCAGCGGCCGGTTCGTCACCACCGTGTCCGCCGCCGGGCTGCTCACCATGGTCGGCGCCCCCTCCTACAGCGTCACCAAGCACGGCGCATACGCGTTCGCCGAGTGGCTGTCCCTGACGTACCGCCACCGCGGTCTGAAGGTGCACGCCATCTGCCCGGAGGGCGTGCGCACCGACATGCTCGCGGCCACCGGTACCGCGGGCGAGGTGGTGCTGGTGCCGACCGCGATCGAGCCGGAGGACGTGGCCGACGCGCTGTTCAAGGGCATCGAGGAGGACCGCTTCCTGATCCTGCCGCACCCGGAGACCGGCGCCCGCTACCAGGTGCGCGCGGCGGACCCCGAGCGCTGGCTGGCCGGCATGAACCACCTCCAGCAGAAGGTGGAGGAGGTCTCGTGA
- a CDS encoding serine-threonine protein kinase: MADSGMSVSPYWELTFDAGGDVDPPERDHLLAQVTGQGVRDLVVFAHGWNEDRSAATALYRRFFAPFPGLAPKAHLGYVGVVWPSMRFSDEPIPDFPRSAVAMAAETAPGPALDENTRRGLLIAFPDRAGTVDRLARLLDERPNGDAGLTEFGRLVRLLLDGAGSAAADTDEEGEPAVFTEEPATACAEFADALAAVAAPGGTEQFHLPNPWEGAKELLRQAAYYQMKGRAGTVGEHGLGPLLGRLAVKAPGVRVHLVGHSFGARLVAFALRGLPGQARPVKSLTLLEGAFSHYTFAERLPDDAHRSGALKDQQRRIDGPLVCCHSHFDAALGTFYPLVSRLAGDDRSCLGDEIAAVLGPRWGALGHDGVQAVPGTARLDLAGALAGRLPASGCVNVDAAAVVRRGGPPAGAHSDILHPELARVVLAAGRIA, translated from the coding sequence ATGGCGGATTCCGGGATGAGCGTGTCTCCCTATTGGGAGCTGACCTTCGACGCCGGCGGGGACGTCGACCCGCCCGAACGCGATCACCTGCTGGCCCAGGTCACCGGACAGGGCGTCCGTGACCTGGTCGTCTTCGCCCACGGCTGGAACGAGGACCGCTCGGCCGCGACCGCCCTGTACCGCCGCTTCTTCGCCCCGTTCCCGGGGCTCGCGCCCAAGGCGCACCTCGGGTACGTCGGGGTGGTGTGGCCGTCGATGCGGTTCAGCGACGAGCCGATCCCGGACTTCCCGAGGTCGGCGGTGGCCATGGCGGCGGAGACGGCGCCCGGGCCGGCGCTGGACGAGAACACCCGGCGCGGGCTGCTCATCGCCTTCCCGGACCGGGCGGGCACCGTCGACCGGCTGGCCCGGCTGCTCGACGAACGGCCTAACGGGGACGCGGGGTTGACGGAGTTCGGGCGGCTGGTGCGGCTGCTGCTGGACGGGGCGGGGAGCGCGGCGGCCGACACCGACGAGGAGGGCGAGCCGGCCGTCTTCACCGAGGAACCGGCCACCGCCTGCGCCGAGTTCGCCGACGCGCTGGCCGCCGTCGCGGCGCCGGGCGGCACCGAGCAGTTCCATCTGCCCAACCCCTGGGAGGGCGCGAAGGAGCTGCTGCGGCAGGCGGCGTACTACCAGATGAAGGGGCGGGCCGGGACCGTCGGCGAGCATGGACTCGGGCCGCTGCTGGGCCGGTTGGCGGTGAAGGCCCCGGGGGTGCGGGTGCATCTGGTGGGGCACAGCTTCGGTGCGCGCCTGGTGGCGTTCGCGCTGCGCGGGCTGCCCGGCCAGGCGCGCCCGGTGAAGTCCCTGACGCTGCTGGAAGGGGCCTTCTCGCACTACACGTTCGCGGAGCGGCTGCCCGACGATGCGCACAGGTCGGGCGCGCTGAAGGACCAGCAGCGGCGGATCGACGGCCCGCTGGTGTGCTGCCACTCGCACTTCGACGCGGCGCTCGGCACGTTCTACCCGCTGGTCTCGCGGCTCGCGGGGGACGACCGGTCCTGCCTGGGCGACGAGATCGCGGCCGTGCTGGGGCCCCGGTGGGGCGCGCTGGGCCATGACGGGGTGCAGGCGGTGCCGGGCACGGCCCGACTGGATCTGGCCGGCGCCCTGGCGGGCCGGCTGCCCGCGTCGGGGTGTGTGAACGTGGACGCGGCGGCGGTGGTCCGCCGGGGCGGTCCGCCGGCCGGGGCGCACAGCGACATCCTGCATCCCGAACTGGCCCGGGTGGTGCTGGCGGCGGGCCGGATCGCCTGA
- a CDS encoding DUF1343 domain-containing protein, with product MHPSRRNLLATAALTAVPAASPVEAMPPRHRASLRTGFERLAADGYQLLHGQKVGIVTNPTGITRDARHIVDVMHADPQVELTAVFGPEHGFRGTAQAGGSEGRYDDPETGLPVYDTYLKSGRPLADVFTASGVDTVVFDIQDVGARFYTYIWTLYDCMEAARLAGKRFVVLDRPNPVTGRAAQGPVLHREFATFVGRQPIAQAHGMTVAELARLFDREFLGGSVPLETVLMTGWRRADFYDASALPWVPPSPNMPTPDTALVYSGTCVFEGTNLSEGRGTTRPFELLGAEGIDGRWAAAANALGLPGVRFREAYFAPTFSKFEGRTAGGVQIHVTDRAAYDPVRTGIALLVTAREVWDGFAWRPDDWIDKLTGSDRVRTMIDAGADTDEVVGAWQQELAAFRRIRRRYLLYP from the coding sequence ATGCACCCGTCCCGTAGAAACCTCCTGGCCACGGCCGCCCTGACCGCCGTCCCGGCCGCGTCCCCCGTGGAGGCCATGCCCCCTCGGCACCGCGCGTCCCTCCGCACCGGCTTCGAACGGCTCGCGGCCGACGGCTACCAGCTGCTCCACGGCCAGAAGGTCGGCATCGTCACCAACCCCACCGGCATCACCCGCGACGCCCGGCACATCGTGGACGTCATGCACGCCGATCCCCAGGTCGAGCTGACGGCGGTCTTCGGCCCGGAGCACGGATTCCGGGGGACCGCGCAGGCCGGTGGCTCCGAGGGCCGCTACGACGATCCGGAGACGGGTCTGCCGGTCTACGACACGTACCTCAAGAGCGGCCGGCCGCTGGCCGACGTCTTCACCGCCTCCGGCGTCGACACGGTGGTCTTCGACATCCAGGACGTCGGGGCGCGCTTCTACACGTACATCTGGACGCTGTACGACTGCATGGAGGCCGCCCGGCTCGCGGGGAAGCGGTTCGTGGTGCTCGACCGCCCGAACCCGGTCACCGGCCGCGCCGCCCAAGGGCCGGTGCTGCACAGGGAGTTCGCCACGTTCGTCGGCCGGCAGCCGATCGCGCAGGCGCACGGGATGACCGTCGCGGAGCTGGCCCGGCTGTTCGACAGGGAGTTCCTCGGCGGGTCCGTCCCCCTGGAGACCGTGCTGATGACGGGCTGGCGGCGCGCGGACTTCTACGACGCCTCGGCCCTGCCCTGGGTGCCGCCGAGCCCCAACATGCCCACCCCGGACACGGCGTTGGTGTACTCCGGCACCTGCGTGTTCGAGGGCACGAACCTGTCCGAGGGGCGCGGCACCACCCGGCCGTTCGAACTCCTCGGCGCCGAGGGCATCGACGGCCGCTGGGCGGCGGCGGCGAACGCGCTGGGGCTGCCCGGGGTGCGGTTCCGGGAGGCGTACTTCGCGCCCACCTTCTCCAAGTTCGAGGGGAGGACGGCCGGCGGGGTGCAGATCCATGTGACGGACCGGGCGGCCTACGACCCCGTACGCACCGGGATCGCCCTGCTGGTGACCGCGCGCGAGGTCTGGGACGGCTTCGCGTGGCGCCCGGACGACTGGATCGACAAGCTCACCGGTTCGGACCGGGTGCGCACGATGATCGACGCGGGCGCGGACACCGACGAGGTGGTGGGCGCCTGGCAGCAGGAACTGGCCGCGTTCCGGCGGATCCGGAGGCGATACCTGCTGTACCCGTGA
- a CDS encoding acyl-CoA dehydrogenase family protein: MDFAFDARTEEMRAKLLAFMDEYVHPAEPVAEEQRAALASPWDTPAVVEELKAQARRQGLWNLFLPDTEYGAGLTNLQYAPLAEITGRSPHLAPIATNCAAPDTGNMEVLAQFGDEAQKKQWLEPLLAGEIRSAFAMTEPEVASSDATNITTLIERDGDEYVITGRKWYISGAMNPDCRIFIVMGKTDPDGADLRRQQSMVLVPRDTPGVTVTRAMQVFGYEDHSHGGHAEVVFDRVRVPVSSLIGEEGGGFAIAQARLGPGRIHHCMRLIGMAERAIELMCRRAVSRTAFGKPLAQQGVVQNWIADARVTVEQLRLLVLKTAWLMDTVGNRGAHTEIQAIKIATPRAVVDILDRAIQLHGAGGVSQDFPLAEVYAAARTLMLADGPDEVHQRSLARRELKKYL; the protein is encoded by the coding sequence ATGGACTTCGCGTTCGACGCGCGTACCGAGGAGATGCGGGCCAAGCTGCTCGCCTTCATGGACGAGTACGTCCACCCGGCCGAGCCGGTCGCCGAGGAGCAGCGGGCCGCGCTCGCCTCGCCCTGGGACACCCCGGCGGTGGTGGAGGAGCTGAAGGCGCAGGCGCGCCGGCAGGGGCTGTGGAACCTGTTCCTGCCCGACACGGAGTACGGCGCGGGCCTGACGAACCTCCAGTACGCGCCGCTCGCCGAGATCACCGGCCGCTCCCCGCACCTGGCGCCCATCGCGACCAACTGCGCGGCGCCCGACACCGGGAACATGGAGGTGCTGGCGCAGTTCGGCGACGAGGCGCAGAAGAAGCAGTGGCTGGAGCCGCTGCTCGCCGGTGAGATCCGGTCCGCGTTCGCGATGACCGAGCCGGAGGTGGCCTCATCGGACGCCACCAACATCACCACCCTGATCGAGCGGGACGGCGACGAGTACGTCATCACCGGCCGCAAGTGGTACATCTCCGGGGCGATGAACCCGGACTGCCGGATCTTCATCGTGATGGGCAAGACGGACCCGGACGGCGCGGACCTCCGCCGCCAGCAGTCCATGGTCCTGGTCCCGCGCGACACGCCCGGGGTGACCGTCACGCGGGCCATGCAGGTGTTCGGTTACGAGGACCACTCGCACGGCGGGCACGCCGAGGTGGTCTTCGACCGGGTGCGGGTGCCGGTGAGCAGTCTGATCGGCGAGGAGGGCGGCGGCTTCGCCATCGCGCAGGCCCGGCTCGGTCCCGGCCGCATCCACCACTGCATGCGGCTGATCGGCATGGCCGAGCGGGCGATCGAGCTGATGTGCCGGCGCGCGGTCTCCCGTACCGCGTTCGGCAAGCCGCTGGCCCAGCAGGGCGTGGTGCAGAACTGGATCGCCGACGCCCGGGTGACGGTCGAGCAGCTGCGGCTGCTGGTGCTGAAGACGGCCTGGCTGATGGACACCGTCGGCAACCGGGGCGCGCACACCGAGATCCAGGCCATCAAGATCGCCACGCCGCGCGCGGTGGTCGACATCCTGGACCGGGCGATCCAGCTGCACGGCGCGGGCGGGGTCAGCCAGGACTTCCCGCTGGCCGAGGTCTACGCCGCCGCCCGCACCCTGATGCTGGCCGACGGCCCGGACGAGGTGCACCAGCGGTCGCTGGCCCGGCGGGAGCTGAAGAAGTACCTGTAG
- a CDS encoding class I adenylate-forming enzyme family protein, producing MSDSPYAAKPWLALLDEAQRAPVEPADSLVHALRAAVAEAPERTFLAYFDARLSYREADRLSDSVAAHLAARGLERGDRVAVLLQNSPHFVLAVLGAWKAGATVVPVNPMYKSAEVGHVLRDSEAAALICSDRAWESYLRRTAADSPVRIVLTGCELDFQTRDDRRVLAFERLPVAPDAEDLVAVARQGGRAPEGRDPGPGDIALISYTSGTSGTPKGATNTHGNIMYTVERQRTGLPLPEGPVYFALAPLFHITGMVCQFGACLNSAGTLVLAYRFEPGVVLEAFAEHRPVFTVGPATAFMALGAHPGAGPEHFSSFVHLASGGAPLPPALVEGFRARFGAYIRNGYGLTECTAPCASVPSGLQAPVDPVSGTLAVGLPGPDTLVRIVDENGADVPFGEQGEIVVRGPQVIPGYWRRPEATAETFPGGELRTGDIGFMDPQGWLYVVDRKKDMINASGFKVWPREVEDVLYAHPAVREAAVVGIPDGYRGETVKAYISLRPGAEADPDELAVYCKERLAAYKYPRQVEILPELPKTSSGKILRRELRSRGDGSGRN from the coding sequence GTGAGCGACTCCCCCTACGCGGCCAAGCCCTGGCTGGCCCTGCTCGACGAGGCCCAGCGGGCCCCCGTCGAACCCGCCGACTCGCTGGTGCACGCCCTGCGCGCCGCCGTCGCCGAGGCGCCCGAGCGCACCTTCCTCGCCTACTTCGACGCCCGGCTGAGCTACCGCGAGGCGGACCGGCTCAGCGACTCGGTCGCCGCGCACCTCGCCGCGCGCGGACTGGAGCGCGGCGACCGGGTGGCCGTACTCCTCCAGAACTCCCCGCACTTCGTGCTCGCCGTGCTCGGCGCCTGGAAGGCGGGCGCGACCGTGGTGCCGGTCAACCCGATGTACAAGTCGGCCGAGGTCGGCCATGTGCTGCGGGACTCCGAGGCCGCCGCGCTGATCTGCTCCGACCGGGCGTGGGAGTCGTATCTGCGGCGGACGGCCGCCGACTCGCCGGTGCGGATCGTGCTCACCGGGTGCGAGCTGGACTTCCAGACCCGCGACGACCGGCGGGTGCTGGCCTTCGAGCGGCTGCCCGTGGCCCCCGACGCCGAGGACCTGGTGGCCGTGGCCCGGCAGGGCGGCCGGGCGCCCGAGGGGCGGGATCCGGGGCCCGGGGACATCGCGCTGATCAGCTACACCTCCGGGACCAGCGGCACCCCCAAGGGCGCCACCAACACCCACGGCAACATCATGTACACCGTGGAACGCCAGCGCACCGGGCTCCCGCTGCCCGAGGGCCCGGTGTACTTCGCGCTCGCGCCGCTGTTCCACATCACCGGCATGGTCTGCCAGTTCGGCGCCTGTCTGAACAGCGCCGGCACCCTGGTGCTCGCCTACCGCTTCGAACCGGGCGTGGTCCTGGAGGCGTTCGCCGAGCACCGCCCGGTGTTCACGGTCGGCCCCGCCACCGCGTTCATGGCGCTCGGCGCCCACCCCGGGGCGGGTCCGGAGCACTTCTCCTCCTTCGTGCACCTCGCCTCCGGCGGCGCCCCGCTGCCGCCCGCGCTGGTGGAGGGGTTCCGGGCGCGGTTCGGGGCGTACATCCGCAACGGGTACGGGCTCACCGAGTGCACCGCGCCCTGCGCCTCCGTGCCCTCCGGCCTTCAGGCGCCGGTCGACCCGGTCTCCGGGACGCTCGCGGTCGGCCTGCCGGGACCCGACACGCTCGTACGGATCGTGGACGAGAACGGCGCGGACGTGCCGTTCGGCGAGCAGGGCGAGATCGTGGTGCGCGGCCCCCAGGTGATCCCCGGCTACTGGCGCCGCCCCGAGGCGACCGCCGAGACCTTCCCCGGGGGCGAGCTGCGCACCGGCGACATCGGCTTCATGGACCCGCAGGGCTGGCTCTACGTCGTGGACCGCAAGAAGGACATGATCAACGCCTCCGGGTTCAAGGTGTGGCCGCGCGAGGTGGAGGACGTCCTGTACGCCCACCCGGCGGTGCGCGAGGCGGCCGTCGTCGGCATCCCCGACGGCTATCGCGGGGAGACCGTCAAGGCGTACATCAGCCTGCGGCCGGGCGCCGAGGCGGACCCGGATGAACTCGCGGTGTACTGCAAGGAGAGACTGGCCGCCTACAAATATCCGCGCCAGGTGGAGATCCTGCCCGAGTTGCCCAAGACGTCGAGTGGGAAGATCCTCCGGCGGGAGCTTCGTTCCCGTGGCGACGGCAGCGGCCGGAACTAG